In the genome of Vespa crabro chromosome 17, iyVesCrab1.2, whole genome shotgun sequence, one region contains:
- the LOC124430069 gene encoding dystrobrevin beta isoform X7 has protein sequence MEDYEGITGGAGYREKMAEEVAGGSSNSSSGEASRLQLLQEMRQQNFDSIRFASYRTACKLRFIQKKVHLHNVDIWNVIEAFRENGLNTLEPSSTLGVSRLETLLSSLFHALNKRVPVSQQAKVDATTALLMNWLLAAYTSGENNKISVFSVKVALATLCAGKLMDKFRYIYSQISDGNGHMIHWRFADYLKEVLSLTAAVYESPSFGYSEGLASTIFPPNSKVTVNDFLDTLMSDPGPHCLIWLPLYHRMAAVETVAHPIMCDACHKENFTGFRYRCQKCHSYQLCQDCFWRGKVSGTHNNDHETREYSSFKSPSKQIGHSLRKSFRCVPEKGKNNIPRFPEQPEKTLDLSHIVPPSPLPSHNGFPDPGFMAPFDSGSMDSRSTLRSMDSSRLDDEHKLIARYAQRLAQEARTMPRTTSRMSQADQAGRTPSDANLASLDASRAQRELISQLEAKNKEIMREIARLRRQQEIEAAGLENPALMSELRALRQRKDELETHLATLQDSRRQLMVQLEGLMKMLKNHQASPRSTPNSSPRSTKSPPLPPGTVTSSRSAPATPGGTLSTTPQQQQPQQQQQQQQQQQQQQQQQQQQQQQQQQQQQQQQTQQSQMSQSYQSSVPTTSVPNMSSSAMLGTIQNPIPDSLSCVGGDVRSAFRTNSLPGSGSSSANNSLGRSLRNDLLVAADSVTNAMSTLVRELNSVSNGT, from the exons ATGGAAGATTACGAGGGAATAACAGGAGGAGCCGGTTACAGAGA gAAAATGGCGGAAGAGGTTGCAGGAGGTTCTAGCAATAGCAGCAGCGGTGAAGCCAGTAGATTGCAGCTTCTGCAAGAGATGCGCCAACAAAACTTTGACAGCATACGATTCGCTTCTTACCGTACGGCTTGCAAACTTAGATTTATTCAGAAGAAAGTTCACC TACACAACGTAGACATATGGAATGTGATCGAAGCATTTCGAGAAAACGGCCTAAATACTCTAGAGCCGTCTAGTACGTTGGGAGTATCTAGGCTAGAAACTCTTCTGTCTTCCTTATTTCATGCGCTTAACAAGAGGGTGCCGGTGTCTCAACAAGCCAAAGTCGACGCTACCACGGCTCTACTGATGAATTGGCTCTTGGCAGCGTATACCAGTGG ggaaaataataagatatccGTATTTTCGGTGAAGGTGGCATTGGCCACGTTGTGCGCTGGAAAGCTCATGGACAAGTTTCGAT ATATATACTCACAAATATCGGACGGTAACGGGCACATGATACATTGGAGGTTCGCCGACTATTTGAAAGAGGTTTTGTCATTAACGGCAGCGGTCTACGAGTCACCGTCCTTTGGATATTCGGAGGGTCTCGCGAGCACCATTTTTCCTCct AATTCTAAAGTGACGGTCAATGATTTTTTGGATACACTCATGTCCGATCCCGGGCCGCACTGTTTGATTTGGCTCCCGTTATATCACAGAATGGCGGCTGTTGAAACAG TGGCTCATCCCATCATGTGCGATGCCTGTCACAAGGAAAATTTTACTGGTTTCCGATACAGATGTCAAAAATGTCATTCTTATCAACTGTGTCAGGATTGCTTTTGGCGTGGCAAAGTTTCTGGGACTCACAACAACGATCACGAAACCCGAGAGTATAGTAGTTTT AAATCGCCAAGCAAACAAATTGGCCATTCTTTGCGCAAGAGCTTCAGATGCGTTCCCGAAAAGGGGAAAAACAACATACCTAGATTTCCCGAGCAGCCAGAGAAAACGTTGGATTTGTCGCATATAGT CCCACCGTCACCTTTACCATCTCACAACGGTTTTCCAGATCCAGGTTTCATGGCTCCCTTCGATTCCGGATCCATGGATAGCCGATCTACCTTGAGAAG TATGGATAGTTCAAGACTGGACGACGAACATAAATTAATAGCACGATATGCACAAAGGTTGGCACAAGAAGCTAGGACCATG CCTCGTACTACGTCCAGAATGTCGCAAGCTGACCAAGCG gGTAGAACACCGTCGGATGCTAATTTGGCATCGTTGGACGCATCGAGAGCGCAACGTGAACTAATATCGCAGTTAGAAgcgaagaataaagaaataatgcgAGAAATTGCAAGGTTAAG gaGACAACAAGAGATAGAGGCGGCAGGATTGGAGAATCCTGCTCTCATGTCGGAATTGAGGGCATTGagacaaagaaaagatgaattgGAGACTCACTTGGCGACTTTGCAAGATTCCAGGAGACAATTAATGGTTCAATTAGAAGGTCTTATGAAAATGTTGAAG AATCATCAGGCATCTCCTAGATCAACGCCAAACAGTTCGCCAAGAAGCACAAAGTCTCCTCCGTTACCTCCTGGTACAGTGACAAGTAGCAGATCGGCACCAGCCACTCCAGGTGGAACATTGTCAACGACTCCTCAACAGCAACAGccacaacaacagcagcagcagcagcaacaacaacagcaacaacaacagcaacaacagcaacagcagcagcagcagcaacagcaacagcagcagcagcaaacTCAACAAAGTCAAATGTCGCAAAGCTACCAGAGCTCCGTACCAACGACGTCGGTACCGAACATGTCGAGCAGTGCTATGCTTGGGACAATACAGAATCCTATTCCAGATAGTCTTTCGTGTGTCGGAGGCGACGTAAG GTCTGCGTTCAGGACAAACAGCCTGCCAGGAAGCGGTTCCAGCAGTGCGAATAATAGTTTGGGCCGATCCTTACGGAACGATCTGTTGGTAGCAGCCGACAGTGTTACTAATGCCATGTCAACGTTGGTCAGGGAATTAAATTCAG TTTCAAATGGCACTTAA
- the LOC124430069 gene encoding dystrobrevin beta isoform X3, giving the protein MAEEVAGGSSNSSSGEASRLQLLQEMRQQNFDSIRFASYRTACKLRFIQKKVHLHNVDIWNVIEAFRENGLNTLEPSSTLGVSRLETLLSSLFHALNKRVPVSQQAKVDATTALLMNWLLAAYTSGENNKISVFSVKVALATLCAGKLMDKFRYIYSQISDGNGHMIHWRFADYLKEVLSLTAAVYESPSFGYSEGLASTIFPPNSKVTVNDFLDTLMSDPGPHCLIWLPLYHRMAAVETVAHPIMCDACHKENFTGFRYRCQKCHSYQLCQDCFWRGKVSGTHNNDHETREYSSFKSPSKQIGHSLRKSFRCVPEKGKNNIPRFPEQPEKTLDLSHIVPPSPLPSHNGFPDPGFMAPFDSGSMDSRSTLRSMDSSRLDDEHKLIARYAQRLAQEARTMPRTTSRMSQADQAGRTPSDANLASLDASRAQRELISQLEAKNKEIMREIARLRRQQEIEAAGLENPALMSELRALRQRKDELETHLATLQDSRRQLMVQLEGLMKMLKNHQASPRSTPNSSPRSTKSPPLPPGTVTSSRSAPATPGGTLSTTPQQQQPQQQQQQQQQQQQQQQQQQQQQQQQQQQQQQQQTQQSQMSQSYQSSVPTTSVPNMSSSAMLGTIQNPIPDSLSCVGGDVRSAFRTNSLPGSGSSSANNSLGRSLRNDLLVAADSVTNAMSTLVRELNSDVLWNVCDAPPVNVSWWLADSDQEDHSHNSGRFLRKPLDFEAGEDGDDSSGGGNSWREELQRRYQQENDFLAELRARNVNMSQTERTSSNEQEQDRGDREEGDGGGKEDENETDWSEAVKRWVNR; this is encoded by the exons ATGGCGGAAGAGGTTGCAGGAGGTTCTAGCAATAGCAGCAGCGGTGAAGCCAGTAGATTGCAGCTTCTGCAAGAGATGCGCCAACAAAACTTTGACAGCATACGATTCGCTTCTTACCGTACGGCTTGCAAACTTAGATTTATTCAGAAGAAAGTTCACC TACACAACGTAGACATATGGAATGTGATCGAAGCATTTCGAGAAAACGGCCTAAATACTCTAGAGCCGTCTAGTACGTTGGGAGTATCTAGGCTAGAAACTCTTCTGTCTTCCTTATTTCATGCGCTTAACAAGAGGGTGCCGGTGTCTCAACAAGCCAAAGTCGACGCTACCACGGCTCTACTGATGAATTGGCTCTTGGCAGCGTATACCAGTGG ggaaaataataagatatccGTATTTTCGGTGAAGGTGGCATTGGCCACGTTGTGCGCTGGAAAGCTCATGGACAAGTTTCGAT ATATATACTCACAAATATCGGACGGTAACGGGCACATGATACATTGGAGGTTCGCCGACTATTTGAAAGAGGTTTTGTCATTAACGGCAGCGGTCTACGAGTCACCGTCCTTTGGATATTCGGAGGGTCTCGCGAGCACCATTTTTCCTCct AATTCTAAAGTGACGGTCAATGATTTTTTGGATACACTCATGTCCGATCCCGGGCCGCACTGTTTGATTTGGCTCCCGTTATATCACAGAATGGCGGCTGTTGAAACAG TGGCTCATCCCATCATGTGCGATGCCTGTCACAAGGAAAATTTTACTGGTTTCCGATACAGATGTCAAAAATGTCATTCTTATCAACTGTGTCAGGATTGCTTTTGGCGTGGCAAAGTTTCTGGGACTCACAACAACGATCACGAAACCCGAGAGTATAGTAGTTTT AAATCGCCAAGCAAACAAATTGGCCATTCTTTGCGCAAGAGCTTCAGATGCGTTCCCGAAAAGGGGAAAAACAACATACCTAGATTTCCCGAGCAGCCAGAGAAAACGTTGGATTTGTCGCATATAGT CCCACCGTCACCTTTACCATCTCACAACGGTTTTCCAGATCCAGGTTTCATGGCTCCCTTCGATTCCGGATCCATGGATAGCCGATCTACCTTGAGAAG TATGGATAGTTCAAGACTGGACGACGAACATAAATTAATAGCACGATATGCACAAAGGTTGGCACAAGAAGCTAGGACCATG CCTCGTACTACGTCCAGAATGTCGCAAGCTGACCAAGCG gGTAGAACACCGTCGGATGCTAATTTGGCATCGTTGGACGCATCGAGAGCGCAACGTGAACTAATATCGCAGTTAGAAgcgaagaataaagaaataatgcgAGAAATTGCAAGGTTAAG gaGACAACAAGAGATAGAGGCGGCAGGATTGGAGAATCCTGCTCTCATGTCGGAATTGAGGGCATTGagacaaagaaaagatgaattgGAGACTCACTTGGCGACTTTGCAAGATTCCAGGAGACAATTAATGGTTCAATTAGAAGGTCTTATGAAAATGTTGAAG AATCATCAGGCATCTCCTAGATCAACGCCAAACAGTTCGCCAAGAAGCACAAAGTCTCCTCCGTTACCTCCTGGTACAGTGACAAGTAGCAGATCGGCACCAGCCACTCCAGGTGGAACATTGTCAACGACTCCTCAACAGCAACAGccacaacaacagcagcagcagcagcaacaacaacagcaacaacaacagcaacaacagcaacagcagcagcagcagcaacagcaacagcagcagcagcaaacTCAACAAAGTCAAATGTCGCAAAGCTACCAGAGCTCCGTACCAACGACGTCGGTACCGAACATGTCGAGCAGTGCTATGCTTGGGACAATACAGAATCCTATTCCAGATAGTCTTTCGTGTGTCGGAGGCGACGTAAG GTCTGCGTTCAGGACAAACAGCCTGCCAGGAAGCGGTTCCAGCAGTGCGAATAATAGTTTGGGCCGATCCTTACGGAACGATCTGTTGGTAGCAGCCGACAGTGTTACTAATGCCATGTCAACGTTGGTCAGGGAATTAAATTCAG ACGTGTTGTGGAATGTGTGTGATGCACCCCCTGTGAATGTGTCCTGGTGGCTTGCAGACTCAGACCAGGAGGACCATTCTCACAACTCGGGACGTTTTCTCAGAAAACCGCTGG ATTTCGAGGCAGGTGAAGACGGTGATGATAGCAGCGGCGGTGGTAATTCTTGGCGCGAAGAACTTCAACGTCGTTATCAACAGGAGAACGATTTTCTGGCCGAATTGAGAGCGAGGAATGTCAATATGTCGCAAACCGAGCGCACCTCGTCGAACGAACAGGAACAGGATAGGGGCGATAGAGAGGAGGGAGACGGTGGTGGAAAGGAAGATGAAAATGAGACGGATTGGTCGGAGGCTGTGAAGAGATGGGTAAACCGATAA
- the LOC124430069 gene encoding dystrobrevin beta isoform X10 has translation MDKFRYIYSQISDGNGHMIHWRFADYLKEVLSLTAAVYESPSFGYSEGLASTIFPPNSKVTVNDFLDTLMSDPGPHCLIWLPLYHRMAAVETVAHPIMCDACHKENFTGFRYRCQKCHSYQLCQDCFWRGKVSGTHNNDHETREYSSFKSPSKQIGHSLRKSFRCVPEKGKNNIPRFPEQPEKTLDLSHIVPPSPLPSHNGFPDPGFMAPFDSGSMDSRSTLRSMDSSRLDDEHKLIARYAQRLAQEARTMPRTTSRMSQADQAGRTPSDANLASLDASRAQRELISQLEAKNKEIMREIARLRRQQEIEAAGLENPALMSELRALRQRKDELETHLATLQDSRRQLMVQLEGLMKMLKNHQASPRSTPNSSPRSTKSPPLPPGTVTSSRSAPATPGGTLSTTPQQQQPQQQQQQQQQQQQQQQQQQQQQQQQQQQQQQQQTQQSQMSQSYQSSVPTTSVPNMSSSAMLGTIQNPIPDSLSCVGGDVRSAFRTNSLPGSGSSSANNSLGRSLRNDLLVAADSVTNAMSTLVRELNSDVLWNVCDAPPVNVSWWLADSDQEDHSHNSGRFLRKPLDFEAGEDGDDSSGGGNSWREELQRRYQQENDFLAELRARNVNMSQTERTSSNEQEQDRGDREEGDGGGKEDENETDWSEAVKRWVNR, from the exons ATGGACAAGTTTCGAT ATATATACTCACAAATATCGGACGGTAACGGGCACATGATACATTGGAGGTTCGCCGACTATTTGAAAGAGGTTTTGTCATTAACGGCAGCGGTCTACGAGTCACCGTCCTTTGGATATTCGGAGGGTCTCGCGAGCACCATTTTTCCTCct AATTCTAAAGTGACGGTCAATGATTTTTTGGATACACTCATGTCCGATCCCGGGCCGCACTGTTTGATTTGGCTCCCGTTATATCACAGAATGGCGGCTGTTGAAACAG TGGCTCATCCCATCATGTGCGATGCCTGTCACAAGGAAAATTTTACTGGTTTCCGATACAGATGTCAAAAATGTCATTCTTATCAACTGTGTCAGGATTGCTTTTGGCGTGGCAAAGTTTCTGGGACTCACAACAACGATCACGAAACCCGAGAGTATAGTAGTTTT AAATCGCCAAGCAAACAAATTGGCCATTCTTTGCGCAAGAGCTTCAGATGCGTTCCCGAAAAGGGGAAAAACAACATACCTAGATTTCCCGAGCAGCCAGAGAAAACGTTGGATTTGTCGCATATAGT CCCACCGTCACCTTTACCATCTCACAACGGTTTTCCAGATCCAGGTTTCATGGCTCCCTTCGATTCCGGATCCATGGATAGCCGATCTACCTTGAGAAG TATGGATAGTTCAAGACTGGACGACGAACATAAATTAATAGCACGATATGCACAAAGGTTGGCACAAGAAGCTAGGACCATG CCTCGTACTACGTCCAGAATGTCGCAAGCTGACCAAGCG gGTAGAACACCGTCGGATGCTAATTTGGCATCGTTGGACGCATCGAGAGCGCAACGTGAACTAATATCGCAGTTAGAAgcgaagaataaagaaataatgcgAGAAATTGCAAGGTTAAG gaGACAACAAGAGATAGAGGCGGCAGGATTGGAGAATCCTGCTCTCATGTCGGAATTGAGGGCATTGagacaaagaaaagatgaattgGAGACTCACTTGGCGACTTTGCAAGATTCCAGGAGACAATTAATGGTTCAATTAGAAGGTCTTATGAAAATGTTGAAG AATCATCAGGCATCTCCTAGATCAACGCCAAACAGTTCGCCAAGAAGCACAAAGTCTCCTCCGTTACCTCCTGGTACAGTGACAAGTAGCAGATCGGCACCAGCCACTCCAGGTGGAACATTGTCAACGACTCCTCAACAGCAACAGccacaacaacagcagcagcagcagcaacaacaacagcaacaacaacagcaacaacagcaacagcagcagcagcagcaacagcaacagcagcagcagcaaacTCAACAAAGTCAAATGTCGCAAAGCTACCAGAGCTCCGTACCAACGACGTCGGTACCGAACATGTCGAGCAGTGCTATGCTTGGGACAATACAGAATCCTATTCCAGATAGTCTTTCGTGTGTCGGAGGCGACGTAAG GTCTGCGTTCAGGACAAACAGCCTGCCAGGAAGCGGTTCCAGCAGTGCGAATAATAGTTTGGGCCGATCCTTACGGAACGATCTGTTGGTAGCAGCCGACAGTGTTACTAATGCCATGTCAACGTTGGTCAGGGAATTAAATTCAG ACGTGTTGTGGAATGTGTGTGATGCACCCCCTGTGAATGTGTCCTGGTGGCTTGCAGACTCAGACCAGGAGGACCATTCTCACAACTCGGGACGTTTTCTCAGAAAACCGCTGG ATTTCGAGGCAGGTGAAGACGGTGATGATAGCAGCGGCGGTGGTAATTCTTGGCGCGAAGAACTTCAACGTCGTTATCAACAGGAGAACGATTTTCTGGCCGAATTGAGAGCGAGGAATGTCAATATGTCGCAAACCGAGCGCACCTCGTCGAACGAACAGGAACAGGATAGGGGCGATAGAGAGGAGGGAGACGGTGGTGGAAAGGAAGATGAAAATGAGACGGATTGGTCGGAGGCTGTGAAGAGATGGGTAAACCGATAA